AACTCTAATCGAACTCAATTTTTTTGACTATCTCTTGTACCAATCGCCCACAATAGCTTGATCACCTGTTAGCCCATAGAATATGATCAGGTCCGGAATCGCATCGTTGTTGTAGTCCAGATACCATCCCCGGTTGGAGGGCCTAAAAACACCTATCGTGTCCTTGCCATCTCCATTCCAGTCGCCTACAACTGGCACGTCTCCAGTCAGTCCGTAGACGATTATCTGGTCAGGAACAGCATCGTTGTTGTAGTCCAGATACCATCCCCGATTGGAAGGCCTGAACACACCTATTGTGTCCTTACCATCACCGTTCCAATCGCCGGCAACTGCCAAATCACCGTTCAGTCCATATACGATCATTTGATCGGGAACAGCATCGTTGTTGTAATCCAGATACCAACCCTGATTAGAGGGCCTGAAAACGCCTATTGTGTCCTTACCATCACCGTTCCAATCGCCTGCAACTGCTTGGTCACCGTTCAAGCCGTACGGAATGAAAAAGTCAGGAATCGCATCGTTGTTGTAATCCAGATACCAACCCTGATTAGAAGGCCTGAACACACCTATTGTGTCCTTACCGTCTCCATCCCAGTCCCCAGCAATTGCTTGGTCACCATTCAAGCCGTACGGAATGATAAAGTCAGGAACAGCATCGTTGTCGTAGTCCAGATACCACCACTGATTAGAGGGTCTGAATACTCCTATCGTGTCCTCCCCCTTCCTCCCGAAGTCGATCGCCGCAATCACGATCGGCCCGGTGAAGGAGAGCCCCGCCATGGGGACAGGCTCGCTGGAGGCATCCAGCTCTTCATCCTCGTCAGGGGTGACGGCCGGATCGGCCAGCTCCCCTCCGGGCGGGACCTCGCCGTCGGCGGGCATGGGGACTACATCGGGCGGCAGGACCTCGTCGGCCATCACCGAGAGGGGCGTCTCTTCGGGGTTGAGGGCGGCCTCGACATCGGCCTCCTGGGGCCGAACCTCTGGATCAGCGCCGCCGGCCGCGGTGACGTACCCCGATGGGGTCGTCCTCGCCAGGGCGAAGGCGTCCTTGGAGATTCTGAGGCTGGAGGCCTCTATCACCAGGATGTCCTCCTTCGGCCCCAGGATGGCGTTGGTCACCGCCCCGTCGTAGCGGAGGGGGTCAGATACCGTGTCCGCATTGAAGTGGAGGCCGAAGAGGTCTCCGACCTGGTTGATGACGTCGTTCTCGGCCAGGGGCGCGGGGCCATCGGCCGGGCCCATCGGCGCGATCGGCGGGAGCCAGTCGACGCCGTCGCCGCCCAGGAGGAGGAGGCCGCCTCCGTTGCCGCTGGCGAGCCAGTCGACGTACTGGACCGCCGCCTTGACGTTATCCTGCTGGTATATGACCGCGTTCTCGAAGAGGTCGCCGTCCCCGGCGGCTATCACGCGGCCGCGGCCGACGAACTCCTTGATCGCCGCCAGCTCATCGGCGGTGAAGGCGGCCCCGGGGTTAGCTATCACCACGACGTCGTAGCACTCGAGGAGCTCCGCCGTCAGGTTCGCCTCGTCGCTGCTGTGGACGAGGTAGCCGTTCCCGGCGAGCCTGTTGCCCCACTCCGAGTAGTTTCCCAGGAGGGCGTATACGGGTCCGTGCCCCTCGTAGAAGAGGACCTTCCCGTCGATCCTCGGCTGGTAGGCGACCGCCTCGTAGCCGATGAGCGAGTCGCCCATCTTTATCCTGAACCAGCCGGAGTCGCCCCAGGCGGCGCCCCAGGAGTTCTTGCAGATCCAGTAGTCGGTGCTGTTATTCGTCCCCCAGCCGAGGATGTCCACCCACTGGCTCCCGACCAGGGCTCCCGCAGCGTGCTCGTAGATATCGTCGTCGTAGAGGTAGAAGTCCTCGTAGACCGCCATCTTAGACGAGACGGGGCCGCCGAAGAGGACCTCCTGCTGGATCCTGGGGACGTCGATCACATCCGGCTCCCCGGAGACCCAACACCACCCCTCGATCTTGTACTTCCGGGCGTCCCGGTCAAAGCAGCTCTCGGTGCAGGGGACGGTGTCAAGCCCCCGGTACCGGAAGCAGGCGTCGTCGACGGTCCCCTGGCAGAGGAGCCAGTCGGCGGTTAGGTTGCTCGACCCG
The sequence above is drawn from the Methanothrix harundinacea 6Ac genome and encodes:
- a CDS encoding C1 family peptidase; its protein translation is MREIAVLAVAIFISFLAFSPAAAAAEEPELEEMKGAVLAAGGDWAAIEEMLATLSPEDRALVIATYPERIAELVRVRQAIEEAGASWEAGLNPVSILPPELRPGLGAADFPVEVLTILPGGGPSTDAVPGEWDWRNVSGDSWMTPIKDQGNCGSGWAFAALGAVEARMKLAANNPNLRPDLSEQYLLSCGPGNCSSGSSNLTADWLLCQGTVDDACFRYRGLDTVPCTESCFDRDARKYKIEGWCWVSGEPDVIDVPRIQQEVLFGGPVSSKMAVYEDFYLYDDDIYEHAAGALVGSQWVDILGWGTNNSTDYWICKNSWGAAWGDSGWFRIKMGDSLIGYEAVAYQPRIDGKVLFYEGHGPVYALLGNYSEWGNRLAGNGYLVHSSDEANLTAELLECYDVVVIANPGAAFTADELAAIKEFVGRGRVIAAGDGDLFENAVIYQQDNVKAAVQYVDWLASGNGGGLLLLGGDGVDWLPPIAPMGPADGPAPLAENDVINQVGDLFGLHFNADTVSDPLRYDGAVTNAILGPKEDILVIEASSLRISKDAFALARTTPSGYVTAAGGADPEVRPQEADVEAALNPEETPLSVMADEVLPPDVVPMPADGEVPPGGELADPAVTPDEDEELDASSEPVPMAGLSFTGPIVIAAIDFGRKGEDTIGVFRPSNQWWYLDYDNDAVPDFIIPYGLNGDQAIAGDWDGDGKDTIGVFRPSNQGWYLDYNNDAIPDFFIPYGLNGDQAVAGDWNGDGKDTIGVFRPSNQGWYLDYNNDAVPDQMIVYGLNGDLAVAGDWNGDGKDTIGVFRPSNRGWYLDYNNDAVPDQIIVYGLTGDVPVVGDWNGDGKDTIGVFRPSNRGWYLDYNNDAIPDLIIFYGLTGDQAIVGDWYKR